The region tttcaatgtattttACACTCAAAGTTTAACCCCTCCTCCCCGGTCCATGTTCTATATTATCcagataatttttatactcacaagggattttttttcctataatataaacatatttttgGGGTGCCatggaaaaaattccaaaacgaCCAAAATAATGGACACTCTAGTGtgtatctaatttttctctatttggtcaatattatgaaaaaatattaggaCCCTaataaccccccccccccttccctaTTTTCTTAAAGCTTTCCCCTATATTCCCTGCAATTACCTGGCGTGAGCACTGTGAAACCTGCAAACCTCTTGAATTACAGTACATTAACTTTTGTACTACTTGGCGGGCAGTTAATATTTCGTCTGAATACAAACtacgttaattaattatttatgaaaatcaCGCTAAACGATCCGTTACAACGGCActtacatttttattactataCACTATTTCTACTATCTGACAAATGAGAATAGTTCCGTGCTAcggaatgaaacaaaataactattcgctatttatttttcttttcagtttttcttcttgtcgTGTGATTTTTCGGTTCTGTTTATTATGTATGCAGTACCAAACCTGCGGCTAAAAGGTAAAAAGTATCGGATTGCTATGGTATGTGCCCTACACGTGTATGCATAGTTGGATAATATGAACTATTCTCGACAATTATTAGTATATCACTATATTAGGCAGTGCTTATTAAGACACAAAATTCTGACGCCATTTCTACGTaaaacatgtatgtatattacttTTTCTAAACATCCTGCAGGCTCTAAAATTTCtgaacattttatttcacttccaGAAgtgcgaataaaaaataaaggtaAATATTTATCTAGCCTTGAACTGTGTAAACTGAATATAATTAATAGTTGTAtgtacaaataattgattccGTCCAATATCTTATAAATCATGCTATTCTATTGCTACTTGTGAACTTGGAATGTTCCAAAAACGAACcaatattttatattctaGCTTATGTGTGTATGCGATGGTTGAATTTGCTAGTTGATATTTCGAGTTGACGGTATCTCCGTACTTCCATTATACTCGTGAGATCTTTGCACctatttttatgtaaatataCGCACGCATATCGCAAATATTAAGAAATATActtaatattcaaataacacTTGAGGATTTATTCGCTTCAGTGGTTTGTCTCCGATACATCGTTGAAGAGCGGTGCTAGCGAGTCGACGTCTTGCAGTCCGTCAAAATTACCCAACGGATCTAGGCTGTCAGTTTCACCTTCGTTATCAGCAAGAAAGCTACTTTCCAACAGGTCTGTGACGTTGCGACAAACGTTATTTGATGAAGAATCAGAATTCACCGTCTCGCCATGAAGCTGCAACGAATTTAGATTTAGACTGGAAAGCATTGGTTCGCTTGACTCTGTGTATACTTCCTTTAATTCGATTGGATGCAACGGTGTTGAAGGGTACGATTTTGATCCACTGGTAACATCGTCAGTGTAAGGAGAAGCGTACGACAGAGCCATAGGCAATGGAGTGTTAGGATAAGATCGAGATTGCATCATTCGCTGCAAAGTGGAAGACTCCGGGGAGTCCAAAGCTGTCTCCGGTTCCAATATATCCCCAACATTGAGATTTAAATGTGTACTTGGTAAACTATTCAAAATTAGGCTATTCGACACTATTGGCTCGTCACTGGTATTATGCTCTGGCAAAATTTCTAAGCTCTGAGAGCTCTGGCTATccaaaatgttgaaaatgtttgtcaaattttcagtgCTTATCTCCTTGTCGCCTATTATAAAGTTGTCGTCATTCGGCATGATGTTTCCATCTGCATCATTAAGCAAAAAGCTACCGCCATCTATATGGCCGATAGGGCCGAAGTCGTTGAATTCACTGGGAACAGGAGTGGGAGCCACAGAGCTACTCGTGGAAGGATTGAAACTATGACTTTGAAAACATATCGGATAGTGTTGCGATGATAACGGAGACATTAGCGTGGGATTAACCATCCTTCTCAGAGGAACGGATTGCGACCTGTAAAACAATTGCTCCGTCGTGAAGTTCTTTTCGTCGTGAAAGAGCTCGCTTATCTCTTGGTCGGGTGCCTTGGTGGTTTTCTGATAcgaattctttatttcttgCAGGTTCTCCTGGCTCGGATAATTGATCAGCAATTGTTTTTGAGACGTAAAATCGGTCGGCAAAATGCTAGAAGACGCTGGTCTCTGCGGCTCGTCCACTTTGGCAAGGGCGCTTGTAGCGTTGGCAGGCGTTTGCAGGTCGTTCAATTTACCGCCGCTCGGAGGTGACTGAGAAGCTGATATGGGCCTGGTTATTTCTGTAGGCACGACAAATATGTCGTTTCTGTTCGTGTAAGGCGTGCTGCAAGACATCGACCTAGACAACGGTTTCTGGGAGGTACGGGATCTGGAGACATTCGATTGAACGTTACTCCGCGAACGAGGAACGGGTGTGTTTCTAGGAGAGACAAAGGGACTTCCATTGGCGGAGTTGGGCTTGGAAGCACGTCCGTTGATCGGGGATAAAGGACCAGGGGAAATTGGGGTGAAGTTGAATATCCTGCGGCGCGTGTTTGGACTTTGAGGGACCGTCGAAACCTGACTGCTATGATCTTGGAAGTGCTCCACCACGTTCGTTTCAAAACTTACTCGACGCCTGGTACCCGATTGGCTCGGATAGTTGAGGAGCGAAGACAATATTGCGTTGGGTTTGGACGCGATGCCAGCCTTTTCCAATGCCAAGTTTATTCCTGGACTAAGAACGGTGACGGGATCTTCCGCTGTTGAATGTCCAGTCGCgtttactttcaaattttgctgGAGGATTAATCGTAACTGGGATACTTTGTCGGATCTTGATACAAGATCGACATCTGTCGATAAGCTGTTCACTTCTGTGTCAGAGCTGGAGGAGCTGCTCTGTTGAAAATACTGTAAAAGCTCTTCTTCCTGCTCTTGAGAGTTATTTCCTCCGTTTAAATAGTCGTCCAGAGCGTCGGAGTCAAGGGTGCAGGTTTTGCTCGTTTTATTCGTAGTTTTGGAACTCTCTTGCGATTGCTGAGGCTGTTTGTTAGCTATTGTCGAGACGTCGGTTATATCAGAGACATTCTGGCAACCGTTCAGCTTGGCGCAATTGTTAGACCGATTAGAAGATTGGATATCACAGTTTTCCTCAGGCTGATTAAAAGTGGCCTGTATCACTttgaattttgtcaattttacgCTGTTTGCAGACACTGCCGATTTTCTACCACCAGTTCTCTGAATCGACGCAAGTCTTGGCAGCGGGTTGTTATTCACCGTTTGTACGGTATCCGGTgagtttaataattttggCTGTTTTTCTACAACTGATTCAGATTTCATAGATCCTACGTTCAAATTGGCACGCTTCCGAGGATTTCTTATTTTAGGGTCTTTAGACGATATTGCTGTACTAGTAACAACCGCCTTCGTCTCGTTGTTACGAGACGCGACTTCGCTCGTTTTTACCACTATATTATCACAGTTAGATTGCAGGGAGATGCTGTTGCACGCGTAGTTGTTGCTAGTTGATTTAAGAACCTTTTTGTGCCGACTCGTCGTTACAACAGATAAATTACACTTGGTTGGTATGGTTCGCACCGCTAACGGACCTCCTCCTGTACCTTGTAATGACTGACTCGCTTTATTCTTCTTGCTGCCCTTTCCCCCCCCTCCCTTAATATCTACAGTCTTCTCTTTGTTCTGATTCTGAAAtacagttgaaaattatttttgctatcgGCAAAACACTTGCACTAAACTTAGACATATCAACATTCGGAATTATTTCTTGCATTGTCGAGGTCGGAAAATTAGTGGATAGCATTATTATCAGTTCACATTACCTGCGTAATTGCGTCATGATTACGAAGTTTTTGCTCCCTTATATGCTCACGGAGCTGTAATTTGCGTTGTAGCTGCAACTGGGCTTCCCTAAGTTTTCCCGGTTTTTCACTGCTCAGTATTGTTGGTGATGGTGACGGAGCTTCTATCAAATTGAAACGAGTTTAcatgaatttgtaaaattggGATTTCTGATGCTTTCTTGCTTCAAATGTGTTTCAAAGAAGAGAACGCTATTCGCGATGCTTAAACGACATTAGGATCGCTAGATAGTTCTTGACTAACCTTTGTTACCTACAGTCTGGGGATCTGAGGCAGCGCACAAAATGCATACCGCGGCCAGTGACCGTGTGTCTACGCAAAGATTGTTCACCAAATGCCGAGCTAAAGCACTGAGCGAAGGGAACTTCAAGCCAAGTAAACTTTCCGCCCATTCCCTTATCAGTGTTGAAGCAGCACCGAGCATCTCTTCAGTGATCTCATCTTCCTCGTCGATCTATGTGAAACACATGGGTGGTGTTAGTGAACTTTGAAGACGGTAGAACTAATACATATGAAATTGCGACTAATACGGTGATTCTGGGACGCTTTCTGTAatgttatactttttttttttttttttttttttaaagtaacaCATTGTCCAAAtctgtgtatataatatgtagcTAATTCACCGGTTGTTCTCCGGTTATAGGAGGCAGCATCGGCGGATCCAGTTTAATCTTCTTCCTCATTCCTGCGTAACAGTAGCGAGAGTTACCGCGTGTTCCGAGGCGCCGCGGCCTAACTCGGGGGTAAACTTGTTTCATCACTTTTCCAAAGTCAGCAGTGGACAGAGGCTTCATAGAATTCTTTATGCAGAACATGCTAAAATAACAGGTAGTGCGGATCAGTTTATTTCAGCTTATTCTTTGTATTTACCAGtactttgaataaaaattagggCTTAACTGCACTCcaaaacatattcaactaaGGACCCACTTGTACTCGTCGTAAACTTCTTGCTTAGGTAAAGAGACGTCTGGATCTTCTTCAAGATGAGTTTTTATCCACATTATGGTCTGGTGAATTTCATAGCGGTTTCCTAGAGGATTTAAAGGCTGTCTCAAAGGATCCACGTTCTCACCAGACTTGGTCAACGAAGCTGGTAGTTTCAAGTACAACAGGAGCTTTTCTTCTATCCGCAATTGTTCTACTTGTAAGTAAATTCCTTGTACTCTACATTTCGAGTCGTCACTGTTGAATAGATAAAGGAGTAAGTTTTTTGCTAACACATGCAACacaacaaataatttttccaatgcattatatacatatacctatacatatattactgAATACCGTACATAATTGTATACATAAAGTTGCTTCATGAAtcgcgattaatttttttttcacagtaagagttaattaaaaaagtaaataatataggttaaaaatattataaaaatgcgTTTCACGGGTCAAAATATTGATAAGTGATATGAAAATCGTCTGTAAGAGGAGAACGTAATGACAGAGGGcgatgataaaattattcaattgagtAAATAATCTGCTGTAACAAATCGAAATTTGTCAAAGAATCGGGATTAGGGTGAACAAAAGATGGAAATACCGATTGATCGATAAAGCAAGATTATGCCGGGAAATGCATaagtatatgtacatacaccgCCAAACAgcgttgataaaaattacggaaaataTAAGTGACACCGGCATAAGTGGGGAgtgaatgaaaagaaatatttgaaatgttCGAATGAAACTGACCTGATGGCATCTTCTAgcatttgtttaattttatcatgTTTATCGACGGGACTGGGGGCGATGCTTGTCATTTTCCCGGCGAGAATATCTTTGACGAGTTCACCGGCTTCATGAGGACCATTGTTAACGCACGAGGACGATGTATTGTTGTAGCTGAATATTCTGTTCTGTTGAGAGCCACTACTGTCACCGATCGGCGGCTGCCCCCCATTGTCACTGTAAAC is a window of Neodiprion pinetum isolate iyNeoPine1 chromosome 4, iyNeoPine1.2, whole genome shotgun sequence DNA encoding:
- the LOC124215940 gene encoding DNA-binding protein RFX7 isoform X2 — protein: MTSIAPSPVDKHDKIKQMLEDAISDDSKCRVQGIYLQVEQLRIEEKLLLYLKLPASLTKSGENVDPLRQPLNPLGNRYEIHQTIMWIKTHLEEDPDVSLPKQEVYDEYNMFCIKNSMKPLSTADFGKVMKQVYPRVRPRRLGTRGNSRYCYAGMRKKIKLDPPMLPPITGEQPIDEEDEITEEMLGAASTLIREWAESLLGLKFPSLSALARHLVNNLCVDTRSLAAVCILCAASDPQTVGNKEAPSPSPTILSSEKPGKLREAQLQLQRKLQLREHIREQKLRNHDAITQNQNKEKTVDIKGGGGKGSKKNKASQSLQGTGGGPLAVRTIPTKCNLSVVTTSRHKKVLKSTSNNYACNSISLQSNCDNIVVKTSEVASRNNETKAVVTSTAISSKDPKIRNPRKRANLNVGSMKSESVVEKQPKLLNSPDTVQTVNNNPLPRLASIQRTGGRKSAVSANSVKLTKFKVIQATFNQPEENCDIQSSNRSNNCAKLNGCQNVSDITDVSTIANKQPQQSQESSKTTNKTSKTCTLDSDALDDYLNGGNNSQEQEEELLQYFQQSSSSSSDTEVNSLSTDVDLVSRSDKVSQLRLILQQNLKVNATGHSTAEDPVTVLSPGINLALEKAGIASKPNAILSSLLNYPSQSGTRRRVSFETNVVEHFQDHSSQVSTVPQSPNTRRRIFNFTPISPGPLSPINGRASKPNSANGSPFVSPRNTPVPRSRSNVQSNVSRSRTSQKPLSRSMSCSTPYTNRNDIFVVPTEITRPISASQSPPSGGKLNDLQTPANATSALAKVDEPQRPASSSILPTDFTSQKQLLINYPSQENLQEIKNSYQKTTKAPDQEISELFHDEKNFTTEQLFYRSQSVPLRRMVNPTLMSPLSSQHYPICFQSHSFNPSTSSSVAPTPVPSEFNDFGPIGHIDGGSFLLNDADGNIMPNDDNFIIGDKEISTENLTNIFNILDSQSSQSLEILPEHNTSDEPIVSNSLILNSLPSTHLNLNVGDILEPETALDSPESSTLQRMMQSRSYPNTPLPMALSYASPYTDDVTSGSKSYPSTPLHPIELKEVYTESSEPMLSSLNLNSLQLHGETVNSDSSSNNVCRNVTDLLESSFLADNEGETDSLDPLGNFDGLQDVDSLAPLFNDVSETNH
- the LOC124215940 gene encoding DNA-binding protein RFX7 isoform X3 encodes the protein MFCIKNSMKPLSTADFGKVMKQVYPRVRPRRLGTRGNSRYCYAGMRKKIKLDPPMLPPITGEQPIDEEDEITEEMLGAASTLIREWAESLLGLKFPSLSALARHLVNNLCVDTRSLAAVCILCAASDPQTVGNKEAPSPSPTILSSEKPGKLREAQLQLQRKLQLREHIREQKLRNHDAITQNQNKEKTVDIKGGGGKGSKKNKASQSLQGTGGGPLAVRTIPTKCNLSVVTTSRHKKVLKSTSNNYACNSISLQSNCDNIVVKTSEVASRNNETKAVVTSTAISSKDPKIRNPRKRANLNVGSMKSESVVEKQPKLLNSPDTVQTVNNNPLPRLASIQRTGGRKSAVSANSVKLTKFKVIQATFNQPEENCDIQSSNRSNNCAKLNGCQNVSDITDVSTIANKQPQQSQESSKTTNKTSKTCTLDSDALDDYLNGGNNSQEQEEELLQYFQQSSSSSSDTEVNSLSTDVDLVSRSDKVSQLRLILQQNLKVNATGHSTAEDPVTVLSPGINLALEKAGIASKPNAILSSLLNYPSQSGTRRRVSFETNVVEHFQDHSSQVSTVPQSPNTRRRIFNFTPISPGPLSPINGRASKPNSANGSPFVSPRNTPVPRSRSNVQSNVSRSRTSQKPLSRSMSCSTPYTNRNDIFVVPTEITRPISASQSPPSGGKLNDLQTPANATSALAKVDEPQRPASSSILPTDFTSQKQLLINYPSQENLQEIKNSYQKTTKAPDQEISELFHDEKNFTTEQLFYRSQSVPLRRMVNPTLMSPLSSQHYPICFQSHSFNPSTSSSVAPTPVPSEFNDFGPIGHIDGGSFLLNDADGNIMPNDDNFIIGDKEISTENLTNIFNILDSQSSQSLEILPEHNTSDEPIVSNSLILNSLPSTHLNLNVGDILEPETALDSPESSTLQRMMQSRSYPNTPLPMALSYASPYTDDVTSGSKSYPSTPLHPIELKEVYTESSEPMLSSLNLNSLQLHGETVNSDSSSNNVCRNVTDLLESSFLADNEGETDSLDPLGNFDGLQDVDSLAPLFNDVSETNH
- the LOC124215940 gene encoding DNA-binding protein RFX7 isoform X1; amino-acid sequence: MNVDSHGQVQQPALKSSKSVNIIDDSLIGSKKIKRERPDVYSDNGGQPPIGDSSGSQQNRIFSYNNTSSSCVNNGPHEAGELVKDILAGKMTSIAPSPVDKHDKIKQMLEDAISDDSKCRVQGIYLQVEQLRIEEKLLLYLKLPASLTKSGENVDPLRQPLNPLGNRYEIHQTIMWIKTHLEEDPDVSLPKQEVYDEYNMFCIKNSMKPLSTADFGKVMKQVYPRVRPRRLGTRGNSRYCYAGMRKKIKLDPPMLPPITGEQPIDEEDEITEEMLGAASTLIREWAESLLGLKFPSLSALARHLVNNLCVDTRSLAAVCILCAASDPQTVGNKEAPSPSPTILSSEKPGKLREAQLQLQRKLQLREHIREQKLRNHDAITQNQNKEKTVDIKGGGGKGSKKNKASQSLQGTGGGPLAVRTIPTKCNLSVVTTSRHKKVLKSTSNNYACNSISLQSNCDNIVVKTSEVASRNNETKAVVTSTAISSKDPKIRNPRKRANLNVGSMKSESVVEKQPKLLNSPDTVQTVNNNPLPRLASIQRTGGRKSAVSANSVKLTKFKVIQATFNQPEENCDIQSSNRSNNCAKLNGCQNVSDITDVSTIANKQPQQSQESSKTTNKTSKTCTLDSDALDDYLNGGNNSQEQEEELLQYFQQSSSSSSDTEVNSLSTDVDLVSRSDKVSQLRLILQQNLKVNATGHSTAEDPVTVLSPGINLALEKAGIASKPNAILSSLLNYPSQSGTRRRVSFETNVVEHFQDHSSQVSTVPQSPNTRRRIFNFTPISPGPLSPINGRASKPNSANGSPFVSPRNTPVPRSRSNVQSNVSRSRTSQKPLSRSMSCSTPYTNRNDIFVVPTEITRPISASQSPPSGGKLNDLQTPANATSALAKVDEPQRPASSSILPTDFTSQKQLLINYPSQENLQEIKNSYQKTTKAPDQEISELFHDEKNFTTEQLFYRSQSVPLRRMVNPTLMSPLSSQHYPICFQSHSFNPSTSSSVAPTPVPSEFNDFGPIGHIDGGSFLLNDADGNIMPNDDNFIIGDKEISTENLTNIFNILDSQSSQSLEILPEHNTSDEPIVSNSLILNSLPSTHLNLNVGDILEPETALDSPESSTLQRMMQSRSYPNTPLPMALSYASPYTDDVTSGSKSYPSTPLHPIELKEVYTESSEPMLSSLNLNSLQLHGETVNSDSSSNNVCRNVTDLLESSFLADNEGETDSLDPLGNFDGLQDVDSLAPLFNDVSETNH